The nucleotide window CAACGTTTACATAAAATAACTAAGTTAGAGGATGGAAATATGAAGGTTGAATACTCTGATGGTTGTATGTTTGTGCCTTTAATAGGTGAATATGGTTGGTGAGACTGTTTGTTAATAATAAAATATCCCGCGAAAAGCGGGATATTTTATTATTAGTATGGGAAAGTTATCTCAGGAACTTCAAATGATCCAATTTGGGAAGGATCTGATGGTATTATCAATTTGCCTTCTTTTATCAATTTTTTTAGATATTCGATTTCTACAAAGTATCTAATGGGTACCATGCTTCTTGTGTATTTCATTGGCGTTATACTTACTCCGTCTTCTTTCATGCCTAATCTAAAGACACCAGATTCAAATGTTCTAACGGACATGGAGGCTTGAATGCCCTCAAAAGCAGCTGTGTCAACCCTTTTCATTGCACTTGTTAATACGTAACCCGGAGCCATGTAATCTTGGTCTACATCCACACCTATTGCAAAGTAGTTTTTTTCTAATTCATAGTATTTGTCGATGATTTGCTCTAAAGGGGCGTTTTTGGGTAGATCGTATAGATTACTTCCTTTTTCTTTAGCAGCATCAATTACCCCATTACCCGTTGGCCCAGACGCATGAAAAACAATATCTGCACCGTTTTCCATCTGTGTTAGGGCTAAACTTTTTCCTAAAGCAGGGTCGTTGAATGTGTTCGCATAACCTGATATGACTTGGACATCTTCGTTATGTAATTCATTGTATACTTTAACCCCTGCTGCGTAGCCAGCTTCGTATTTGGTGACGGCAGGAACAGGAACACCTCCTATAAACCCTACTTTTCCTGTTTTGGTCATCATTGCAGCCAAATAACCTGCCGGGAAGCTTGATTCATGCTCGTTGAAAACATAGCAAACTACGTTTGAAGGGACTATTTGTCCAGGAGATGGTTCGATATCTATCCCTACAAAATAAACATCAGGAAATTGAGGAGCTACGTTGAACAAAACATCTGTCATCATAAAGCCCACGGCTATTACAACGTCTGAATCTCTTGCAGCGTTAGATAGATTTGGTAAATAATCAGTTTGTTCAGATGATTGGATTACTGCGATTTCTACCCCTAATTCATCCCTTGCTCTTAAAACGCCTTGCCATGTTCCGTCGTTGAAAGATTTGTCTCCTAATCCTCCTACGTCGGTGACCATGGTTACTTTGAAAGCAAAAATAGTAGAAAATAAGAACAAAACAACAAAGAAAACACTTAGGTACTTTTTCATAAAAATCGCCTCCTATGTGGTTTATAATATTATAGCATATTTATGTTTTAAAGTTTTACGAAGAGTAATTTTATGATTTAATGATATTTTGATGATATAATATAAAAAAGAATTAAATAAAGGATGGGGAGTTTGAATGAAGGTTAAAAACTCCTTTTCCTTACGAATGCGGAGCTGGGATGAAGAATAAAGATCCTTTATCTTCATGGGTGGGAAGCGGGGCGAAGGGGTGCTAATGCATGTTTTAAAGTTCCTAAAGATAGTAAAAATATAATAAGAAAAGTAGTGAGGAGATGCTTATGAAAAAGGTTCTATTGATATTTTGTATATTACTTCTTCCATTTTCCCTTTCTCTATCTTTTAATTCTCCAAGCTTTATCTGGAATTACGTTAGCAGTTATCAAACAAATGAACTAATTTATTGGAAAGTCAAATATACCAAAAATTTAATAGAGCTTATTGAAGATTATTTGCCATTTTTAGAAAAATCAGGCATATCTTTTCCTAAAAACTTCAAATGTTGAAGTTCATTTTATTGATGTTGGCCAAGGTGATTCAGTTTATATAAAATTACCGAATAATGTTGATATTTTAATTGACGGTGGTAATAATTGGTATGGTGACGATGTAGTTA belongs to Petrotoga mexicana DSM 14811 and includes:
- a CDS encoding BMP family lipoprotein; the protein is MKKYLSVFFVVLFLFSTIFAFKVTMVTDVGGLGDKSFNDGTWQGVLRARDELGVEIAVIQSSEQTDYLPNLSNAARDSDVVIAVGFMMTDVLFNVAPQFPDVYFVGIDIEPSPGQIVPSNVVCYVFNEHESSFPAGYLAAMMTKTGKVGFIGGVPVPAVTKYEAGYAAGVKVYNELHNEDVQVISGYANTFNDPALGKSLALTQMENGADIVFHASGPTGNGVIDAAKEKGSNLYDLPKNAPLEQIIDKYYELEKNYFAIGVDVDQDYMAPGYVLTSAMKRVDTAAFEGIQASMSVRTFESGVFRLGMKEDGVSITPMKYTRSMVPIRYFVEIEYLKKLIKEGKLIIPSDPSQIGSFEVPEITFPY